Proteins from one Neodiprion fabricii isolate iyNeoFabr1 chromosome 5, iyNeoFabr1.1, whole genome shotgun sequence genomic window:
- the LOC124183217 gene encoding serine-rich adhesin for platelets-like has product MSRQQTSESQTKESSNIEGSSSSSSKTVVTNARDTTDKAVNSETFSVSSESVPKILISTTFRRRKLVPKVSTTYGENKETSQQSSQSVSKESSKVEKITSNSQSVATNREGAIDADVNSEDSDVTLEQVSTFRRPSLLRRPSVGLIGDTAYVQREETASQQSSDSSKTESLKVEETKSKSQSIAFNREGVIDANVISEDSDASSDVTLGQVSIFRRPSLPRRPSVGLRGDTAYVDRKETSSQESSVLSRTESSKVAESTSSNSQTGTAIRQDLSEKDLKSRDLDTNLKPLVEAQIPVLSGIPSLGMRGDIVYGELKKTSSQQKSESLNDVSSKEEKIESSNVKSVSTNTENQTNDRSNLELKIGTIIKQSDTKTVSKTKLNSKSESSSSMERENFAKKSSDTSTTSTESNLINVITGKPVIMITDNPISWETAGQAYYPVLINAGFLKDRPVSTGPVGLDPLSGVTHSDLRDPEVAAELLPLSCGNVIFGERSTGGKMLLCNLPRPGDKPYQFLRGDTSTISPEKLNGPDLPGVILPGTDLNVKDDVIPYNPMFLDAEKSINQKPARRRIILKRPNAARTEFNVNEDIREVGSKQAAMESVSTSSSTVKKASSLEESTFSPSFGKEITKSKFDVSSAEDFNAEGAKGALNSKFYSLSQEPIRPHPVTRDSSTAAEKEPTAIVEVVDSAPSTETKINLKRLRVSSSDDKLPRNDLEVLNIKTSEDNGANVEEERFVRPAETTRRRRLKFSRLPGRVQRAVISPDDISMSGRINVVGPIPAGYIDPALIREDEIGIELPRQHVTSSFQLLNTERQQEARNRGCNAFKPSPVDPINWPK; this is encoded by the coding sequence ATGTCGCGTCAGCAGACAAGCGAATCCCAGACGAAAGAGTCTTCGAATATCGAAGGAAGCTCATCTTCGAGCTCTAAAACCGTGGTAACAAACGCCAGAGACACAACAGACAAAGCCGTAAACTCGGAAACATTCAGCGTAAGCTCAGAATCAGTTCCTAAAATTCTAATATCTACAACGTTCAGAAGACGGAAACTTGTACCCAAAGTCTCTACTACATATGGAGAGAACAAAGAAACATCTCAGCAAAGTAGTCAATCGGTGTCAAAAGAGTCTTCgaaggtggaaaaaattacgtccAACTCTCAAAGTGTAGCAACGAACCGTGAAGGAGCGATTGATGCCGACGTAAACTCGGAAGACTCTGACGTAACATTGGAACAAGTTTCAACATTCCGACGACCATCATTGCTCAGAAGGCCGTCTGTTGGTTTGATAGGTGACACAGCTTACGTGCAACGGGAAGAGACGGCTTCTCAACAATCTAGCGATTCTTCCAAAACAGAGTCTTTGAAGGTGGAAGAAACGAAGTCCAAATCTCAAAGTATAGCATTTAACCGTGAAGGAGTGATTGATGCGAACGTAATCTCGGAAGACTCTGATGCGAGCTCTGATGTAACATTGGGACAAGTTTCAATATTCCGACGACCATCATTACCCAGAAGGCCGTCTGTTGGTCTAAGAGGTGACACAGCTTACGTGGACCGAAAGGAGACATCCTCTCAGGAATCAAGTGTCTTGTCCAGAACAGAGTCTTCGAAGGTGGCAGAAAGTACATCTTCCAACTCTCAAACCGGGACAGCAATCCGGCAAGATTTATCAGAGAAAGATTTAAAATCAAGAGACCTTGACACAAATCTGAAACCACTTGTAGAAGCTCAGATACCAGTACTATCAGGAATACCTAGTCTCGGCATGAGAGGTGACATAGTCTACGGTGAATTGAAGAAGACCTCTTCTCAGCAGAAAAGTGAATCTCTGAATGATGTATCCtcgaaggaagaaaaaattgaatcttcGAACGTTAAAAGTGTCTCCACAAATACCGAAAACCAAACAAACGATAGGTCAAACTTGGAACTTAAGATCGGAACTATCATAAAGCAATCTGATACAAAAACGGTTAGCAAAACTAAGTTGAACTCGAAATCAGAAAGTTCCTCTTCGATGGaacgtgaaaattttgcaaaaaaatcatCGGACACGTCGACAACTTCAACCGAGTCAAACCTAATAAATGTAATCACTGGGAAACCAGTGATAATGATTACTGATAATCCCATCAGCTGGGAAACCGCGGGTCAAGCCTACTACCCCGTCCTGATCAACGCCGGTTTCCTTAAAGACCGCCCAGTATCAACTGGACCGGTGGGTCTAGACCCTCTGTCCGGCGTCACTCACAGTGACTTACGTGATCCAGAGGTGGCTGCGGAATTGCTACCCTTGAGTTGCGGAAACGTGATATTCGGTGAGCGGAGCACGGGCGGAAAGATGCTTTTGTGCAACCTTCCCCGTCCGGGTGACAAACCCTATCAATTTTTGAGGGGTGACACGAGCACTATCAGTCCTGAAAAATTAAACGGCCCAGATTTACCCGGGGTGATTTTACCCGGAACAGATTTGAACGTGAAGGACGATGTAATACCATACAATCCCATGTTTCTAGACGCGGAAAAAAGTATCAACCAAAAACCTGCTAGAAGAAGGATTATCCTCAAACGACCGAACGCGGCACGCACAGAGTTTAACGTGAATGAAGACATACGCGAGGTTGGATCCAAACAAGCCGCTATGGAGTCGGTGTCGACGTCGTCATCCACCGTGAAAAAGGCTTCGTCGCTAGAGGAGTCCACATTCTCCCCAAGCTTTGGGAAAGAAATAACTAAATCGAAGTTCGACGTGTCCTCAGCCGAAGATTTTAACGCCGAAGGAGCAAAGGGTGCTCTGAACTCCAAGTTCTACTCGTTGTCTCAGGAGCCGATCCGCCCTCATCCAGTGACCCGTGATTCATCAACAGCCGCGGAGAAAGAGCCAACAGCTATCGTCGAAGTTGTCGACTCGGCGCCGTCAACGGAGACCAAAATCAACTTGAAGAGACTGAGAGTCTCATCGTCGGACGACAAACTGCCTCGCAACGACCTCGAGGTCCTGAATATAAAGACTTCTGAAGATAACGGTGCTAACGTGGAAGAGGAGCGGTTCGTACGACCTGCAGAAACTACCAGACGCCGGAGGCTCAAGTTCAGTAGGCTTCCCGGACGCGTTCAGAGGGCAGTGATATCTCCCGACGACATTTCGATGTCCGGTAGAATCAACGTAGTCGGCCCAATCCCCGCGGGGTATATAGATCCCGCTTTGATCCGTGAAGACGAAATCGGTATCGAGCTCCCGAGACAACACGTTACCAGTTCCTTTCAGCTTCTGAACACTGAACGCCAACAGGAGGCCAGAAATCGTGGATGTAACGCCTTCAAACCATCGCCAGTTGATCCCATAAATTGGCCCAAGTAA
- the LOC124183545 gene encoding probable G-protein coupled receptor B0563.6: MLYDRHTRSAQGCLTTRPPLCCEANCSSGSFGVNFTWYTEKNDDPTDDENGIRERLIHANWIAYKVVAPTLLAVGIFGNILTLVALSSSSLRGVTYVYLTALAVADTGVVVFWIPIAARLGYGVSGYYVAALYHAHVELVAVNTFMASSVLIMACLTVDRYLSVFLPGRLRGGYIRRNSNVAIALSFLVGFLVSIPLGATRLVCEQQDGPDVTFTIRENSLVTESDLWIGYIWTNEALIRFLPASVLVFLNGLIVKKFIQLTAKRRKFHAVSDKYRASHLAETSSLTRNRGYREEQHLVILVTAIVLLFFITTTPSAFLLAWYVKRPESDMFFQKFRTIANLAELSNFALNFYVYLGCSTEFRSVVRRVLQGRCRDKIREPLQETPVGEIEDFSRHGTTFRMSPEHTRLNSPGSPSKTMQNPPGEDCGKDAQ, translated from the exons atgcTGTACGATAGACATACGCGAAGTGCCCAAGGTTGCTTAACTACGAG GCCTCCACTTTGCTGCGAGGCGAACTGCAGCAGCGGTTCGTTTGGTGTAAACTTCACCtggtacactgagaaaaatgaCGACCCAACTGACGACGAGAATGGGATACGAGAACGGCTGATACACGCCAATTGGATAGCGTACAAAGTCGTTGCTCCGACTCTGCTCGCCGTTGGAATATTTGGAAACATACTCACCCTGGTCGCACTGTCAAGCTCGTCTCTGAGAGGCGTCACATACGTCTATCTAACGGCACTGGCAGTTGCCGATACTGGTGTCGTCGTTTTCTGGATACCGATCG CTGCGAGGCTGGGTTACGGGGTTAGCGGATACTACGTGGCAGCCCTTTACCACGCTCACGTCGAGCTCGTTGCCGTCAACACCTTCATGGCATCCAGCGTGTTGATAATGGCCTGTTTAACCGTCGATCGTTACCTCTCCGTGTTTTTACCCGGACGTTTGCGGGGCGGTTACATTCGGCGCAATTCAAACGTCGCCATAGCGCTTTCTTTCCTCGTTGGGTTCTTG GTGAGCATTCCCCTTGGAGCGACGAGGTTGGTCTGCGAACAACAGGACGGTCCGGACGTGACCTTCACGATACGTGAAAACTCTTTGGTAACCGAGAGCGATTTGTGGATCGGGTACATTTGGACGAACGAAGCACTGATCAGGTTTTTGCCAGCCTCCGTCCTCGTCTTCCTTAACGGACTGATAGTGAAAAAGTTCATCCAGCTGACGGCTAAGCGGCGAAAGTTTCACGCCGTTTCCGACAAGTACAGAGCTTCTCACCTCGCCGAGACTTCATCCCTTACTCGAAACCGGGGCTACAG agaagAGCAGCACCTGGTGATACTCGTCACCGCCATAGTGTTgctattttttatcacaacaACACCGTCGGCCTTTCTTCTCGCCTGGTATGTCAAGAGACCAGAGTCCGatatgttttttcaaaaatttcgcaCCATCGCCAACCTCGCGGAACTGAGCAACTTTGCTCTCAACTTTTACGTGTACTTGGGATGCAGCACCGAATTTCGTAGTGTGGTCAGACGGGTATTACAG GGACGCTGTCGCGACAAGATTCGCGAACCACTGCAGGAAACGCCGGTTGGCGAAATCGAGGACTTCAGTCGCCACGGTACGACGTTTCGCATGTCTCCGGAACACACGCGACTCAATTCTCCCGGTTCGCCTTCAAAAACAATGCAGAATCCTCCTGGGGAGGATTGCGGCAAAGATGCCCAGTGA
- the LOC124183546 gene encoding lymphokine-activated killer T-cell-originated protein kinase encodes MAHLKTPKMQKFQNKTETESELSTPLKIPASPFLHKIGYGTGVHVFTLERSPKVGFTRSPWAIKKVSGLGKRNPHYSKRIQIEADILRNLNHPNVVGYRGFVTDVDGMPCLAMEQLHLSLGDMIEDMVNDGIAEPFPAANILGISFEVVKGLEYLHHEAHILHGDVKSFNILISKDRAKAKLCDFGVSVPLTDSLEMDVSKAQYDYIGTECWSAPEILQDARIVTNKADMWAFGIVVWEMISLSLPHVESEEDSLDGSYLENPETEPMNVPRSDSFGFCETASRKYGTRPALPAINLGPEYQRVLKLFHACTDSDYKSRPSAKGVVTFFNNYVRIKAEDNYFW; translated from the exons ATGGCTCACCTTAAAACGCCGAAAATGCAGAAGTTCCAAAATAAGACTGAGACTGAAAGTGAGCTCAGCACCCCTCTAAAGATACCGGCGTCGCCGTTCCTGCACAAAATAGGTTATGGCACTG GTGTCCATGTGTTCACTCTGGAAAGATCACCCAAAGTCGGTTTTACCAGATCACCATGGGCTATAAAAAAGGTAAGCGGCTTAGGCAAGAGGAATCCACACTACAGTAAGCGAATCCAAATCGAAGCTGACATACTGCGAAACCTAAATCACCCAAATGTCGTCGGCTACCGAGGTTTTGTCACGGATGTTGACGGCATGCCGTGCCTTGCAATGGAACAGCTACACTTGTCACTAG GCGACATGATCGAGGACATGGTGAATGATGGTATCGCTGAGCCGTTTCCAGCTGCAAATATACTTGGCATCAGTTTTGAGGTCGTGAAGGGCTTGGAGTACCTTCATCATGAAGCTCACATTCTGCACGGCGATGTTAAAAGCTTTAACATCTTGATATCCAAAGATCGAGCCAAAGCCAAACTTTGTGACTTCGGAGTCTCCGTCCCTCTGACAGATTCCTTAGAAATGGACGTATCGAAGGCTCAATATGACTACATTGGTACCGAGTGCTGGTCAGCACCAGAAATACTGCAAG ATGCACGTATAGTTACCAACAAAGCAGACATGTGGGCTTTTGGTATAGTCGTGTGGGAGATGATATCTTTATCTCTGCCTCATGTCGAGTCTGAAGAAGATTCATTGGATGGTAGCTACTTGGAAAATCCAGAGACAGAGCCAATGAACGTTCCTAGGTCTGATAGTTTCGGATTTTGCGAAACTGCTTCACGAAAATATG GTACGAGGCCTGCACTACCAGCGATTAACCTGGGACCAGAGTACCAAAGAGTTCTCAAGCTATTTCATGCTTGCACTGATTCGGACTACAAGTCTCGCCCTAGTGCCAAAGGAGTGGTGACGTTTTTTAATAACTACGTTCGTATCAAAGCAGAGGACAATTACTTCTGGTAG
- the LOC124183540 gene encoding G-protein coupled receptor Mth2-like isoform X2: protein MVLTRSAVQDCNLSSSVILRRKVSNASVVVWPRTWNEMELRLSGCISVLLLAALLADAERRTCPPGGTVSLTNARRNDSGFLAESGEFFPRDVVWEDDGTWSGCFCDLKPCLPLCPPKNATTQDTETMEIDYSAMPPVYKPNFELDESLRFEQRFHVILSDPCPGIGMYFLNPSKYPNDEYYLMANGSLAMPKVQDSSQTIVDATSYCFRLKRNSSIYTPRLCEAADPPIMDPIRTASYIGALVSVPFLLATIFVYSVIPELRNIHGTTLKCYLASLVIAYVALGVDRIPNQKNFTDVSATCLFLGFTIYSSFVASFFWLNVMCFDMWWRFGGYGPLRSNGNSGDRKKFIRYSIYAWGCPILLTTICIVMEFADVGESTIKPDFRSSGCWFATKSAEALYYYGPAGVIITTNVFLFVLTSLKILEHKRNVKRHLNSGDSRRHDENKHWFSLYVKLFVVMGICWSTEVISGIWEGPRYIWYVTDMVNALQGIVIFVIFVCKKKICRSLKQRYNSLRVTRKGCIFETRTADSSSTTTSNVDDPTSTGQVSVRMRERITVSPETPGSSSGQPDQADRKV from the exons ATGGTACTCACCCGGTCGGCTGTACAGGATTGTAATTTATCCTCCTC TGTGATTCTTCGCCGCAAAGTGTCGAATGCCAGCGTTGTTGTCTGGCCGCGTACGTGGAACGAAATGGAGCTTCGACTGTCCGGTTGCATCAGCGTTCTGCTCCTGGCCGCGTTGTTAGCCGACGCCGAGAGGAGGACCTGCCCTCCCGGGGGTACCGTCAGCCTGACAAACGCGCGGAGGAACGACTCGGGATTCCTGGCCGAGTCCGGCGAGTTCTTTCCTCGAGATGTCGTTTGGGAAGACGACGGCACGTGGAGCGGCTGCTTCTGCGACCTCAAACCTTGTTTGCCCCTCTGTCCACCGAAGAACGCCACCACGCAGGACACCGAGACCATGGAGATCGACTACTCGGCGATGCCTCCCGTCTACAAACCCAATTTCGAACTCGACGAAAGTCTCCGGTTCGAGCAGAGGTTCCACGTTATCTTATCGGACCCGTGCCCGGGGATTGGGATGTACTTTTTGAACCCGTCGAAGTATCCGAACGACGAGTATTACCTCATGGCAAACGGATCGTTGGCCATGCCGAAGGTGCAAGACTCCTCGCAGACGATTGTCGACGCGACGAGTTACTGCTTTCGACTGAAGCGCAACTCGTCGATTTACACTCCGAGGCTCTGTGAAGCAGCGGATCCGCCTATTATGGACCCGATAAGGACCGCGAGCTACATCGGAGCCCTCGTGTCCGTTCCCTTCCTTCTCGCGACTATCTTCGTTTACTCCGTGATCCCGGAGCTGCGGAACATCCACGGCACTACTCTCAAGTGTTACTTGGCCAGCCTCGTCATCGCCTACGTGGCCCTTGGTGTCGACCGAATTCcaaatcagaaaaatttcaccgatgTTAGCGCAACTTGCCTCTTCCTCG gATTCACCATCTACTCATCTTTTGTTGCCAGTTTTTTTTGGCTGAATGTCATGTGCTTCGACATGTGGTGGAGATTCGG TGGCTACGGGCCGCTAAGGAGTAACGGAAATAGCGGCGACCGTAAGAAGTTTATCAGGTACTCGATTTACGCGTGGGGATGTCCAATCCTGTTGACTACCATTTGCATCGTCATGGAATTCGCCGATGTTGGAGAATCAACGATCAAGCCAGACTTCAGGTCAAGCGGTTGCTGGTTTGCAA CCAAGTCTGCCGAGGCATTGTACTACTACGGTCCGGCTGGCGTTATTATTACCACCAATGTTTTCCTCTTCGTTTTAACATCTTTGAAGATTCTTGAACATAAAAGAAACGTGAAACGTCACCTGAACAGCGGTGACAGCAGAAGACACGACGAGAACAAGCACTG GTTCAGCTTGTACGTGAAGCTTTTCGTAGTGATGGGGATCTGCTGGTCGACGGAGGTGATTTCGGGGATTTGGGAAGGGCCCAGGTACATCTGGTACGTCACGGACATGGTCAACGCGCTCCAAGGGATCGTGATCTTCGTCATTTTCGTCTGCAAGAAGAAGATTTGCCGCTCGCTGAAGCAGCGCTACAACAGTCTTCGAGTCACCCGGAAAGGTTGCATCTTCGAAACAAGAACTGCAGACTCGTCCTCTACCACCACATCCAACGTCGACGATCCAACCTCAACTGGACAGGTTTCCGTCCGTATGCGCGAACGGATTACAGTATCACCGGAAACTCCAGGATCGTCCAGTGGCCAGCCTGATCAAGCGGACCGTAAGGTCTGA
- the LOC124183540 gene encoding G-protein coupled receptor Mth2-like isoform X1: MRNILPQARADGTHPVGCTGFVILRRKVSNASVVVWPRTWNEMELRLSGCISVLLLAALLADAERRTCPPGGTVSLTNARRNDSGFLAESGEFFPRDVVWEDDGTWSGCFCDLKPCLPLCPPKNATTQDTETMEIDYSAMPPVYKPNFELDESLRFEQRFHVILSDPCPGIGMYFLNPSKYPNDEYYLMANGSLAMPKVQDSSQTIVDATSYCFRLKRNSSIYTPRLCEAADPPIMDPIRTASYIGALVSVPFLLATIFVYSVIPELRNIHGTTLKCYLASLVIAYVALGVDRIPNQKNFTDVSATCLFLGFTIYSSFVASFFWLNVMCFDMWWRFGGYGPLRSNGNSGDRKKFIRYSIYAWGCPILLTTICIVMEFADVGESTIKPDFRSSGCWFATKSAEALYYYGPAGVIITTNVFLFVLTSLKILEHKRNVKRHLNSGDSRRHDENKHWFSLYVKLFVVMGICWSTEVISGIWEGPRYIWYVTDMVNALQGIVIFVIFVCKKKICRSLKQRYNSLRVTRKGCIFETRTADSSSTTTSNVDDPTSTGQVSVRMRERITVSPETPGSSSGQPDQADRKV; this comes from the exons ATGCGCAACATTCTCCCGCAGGCAAGAGCGGATGGTACTCACCCGGTCGGCTGTACAGGATT TGTGATTCTTCGCCGCAAAGTGTCGAATGCCAGCGTTGTTGTCTGGCCGCGTACGTGGAACGAAATGGAGCTTCGACTGTCCGGTTGCATCAGCGTTCTGCTCCTGGCCGCGTTGTTAGCCGACGCCGAGAGGAGGACCTGCCCTCCCGGGGGTACCGTCAGCCTGACAAACGCGCGGAGGAACGACTCGGGATTCCTGGCCGAGTCCGGCGAGTTCTTTCCTCGAGATGTCGTTTGGGAAGACGACGGCACGTGGAGCGGCTGCTTCTGCGACCTCAAACCTTGTTTGCCCCTCTGTCCACCGAAGAACGCCACCACGCAGGACACCGAGACCATGGAGATCGACTACTCGGCGATGCCTCCCGTCTACAAACCCAATTTCGAACTCGACGAAAGTCTCCGGTTCGAGCAGAGGTTCCACGTTATCTTATCGGACCCGTGCCCGGGGATTGGGATGTACTTTTTGAACCCGTCGAAGTATCCGAACGACGAGTATTACCTCATGGCAAACGGATCGTTGGCCATGCCGAAGGTGCAAGACTCCTCGCAGACGATTGTCGACGCGACGAGTTACTGCTTTCGACTGAAGCGCAACTCGTCGATTTACACTCCGAGGCTCTGTGAAGCAGCGGATCCGCCTATTATGGACCCGATAAGGACCGCGAGCTACATCGGAGCCCTCGTGTCCGTTCCCTTCCTTCTCGCGACTATCTTCGTTTACTCCGTGATCCCGGAGCTGCGGAACATCCACGGCACTACTCTCAAGTGTTACTTGGCCAGCCTCGTCATCGCCTACGTGGCCCTTGGTGTCGACCGAATTCcaaatcagaaaaatttcaccgatgTTAGCGCAACTTGCCTCTTCCTCG gATTCACCATCTACTCATCTTTTGTTGCCAGTTTTTTTTGGCTGAATGTCATGTGCTTCGACATGTGGTGGAGATTCGG TGGCTACGGGCCGCTAAGGAGTAACGGAAATAGCGGCGACCGTAAGAAGTTTATCAGGTACTCGATTTACGCGTGGGGATGTCCAATCCTGTTGACTACCATTTGCATCGTCATGGAATTCGCCGATGTTGGAGAATCAACGATCAAGCCAGACTTCAGGTCAAGCGGTTGCTGGTTTGCAA CCAAGTCTGCCGAGGCATTGTACTACTACGGTCCGGCTGGCGTTATTATTACCACCAATGTTTTCCTCTTCGTTTTAACATCTTTGAAGATTCTTGAACATAAAAGAAACGTGAAACGTCACCTGAACAGCGGTGACAGCAGAAGACACGACGAGAACAAGCACTG GTTCAGCTTGTACGTGAAGCTTTTCGTAGTGATGGGGATCTGCTGGTCGACGGAGGTGATTTCGGGGATTTGGGAAGGGCCCAGGTACATCTGGTACGTCACGGACATGGTCAACGCGCTCCAAGGGATCGTGATCTTCGTCATTTTCGTCTGCAAGAAGAAGATTTGCCGCTCGCTGAAGCAGCGCTACAACAGTCTTCGAGTCACCCGGAAAGGTTGCATCTTCGAAACAAGAACTGCAGACTCGTCCTCTACCACCACATCCAACGTCGACGATCCAACCTCAACTGGACAGGTTTCCGTCCGTATGCGCGAACGGATTACAGTATCACCGGAAACTCCAGGATCGTCCAGTGGCCAGCCTGATCAAGCGGACCGTAAGGTCTGA